The following proteins are encoded in a genomic region of Diadema setosum chromosome 10, eeDiaSeto1, whole genome shotgun sequence:
- the LOC140234285 gene encoding XK-related protein 6-like, whose amino-acid sequence MTTDTADIGDSTNALRKTPSRELDFEFPTPQENGNSAPPSEPRDRIQSDSSEKTEAEESSGTGCFTCIKEGRFTTFDVVFILGGMIMYVADLVTDLLVGVQYFRGESRYYLWGIMTFIFVFVPSLVLQYFSFRWFVSDLEEDSNHKNKGFGRRLLCWCDWLATHVFQLGALKRYWRTLKFGLRSRKEKVYYRLMIYEYRDITMLRLLEAFMESAPQLVLQVYIMVETEELYWLTAASALVSLSSLAWALEAYHKALRDSRTDRKNITYVAVALRMAWRLFTITSRVIAMALFAAIYEWWVFVVAGVHWLVITVWLVWQETTFCDTKFEEVLFDCVMGFIHIFCFFNVKEGATRYRALLFYTVIFVENTIMFGLWYSYQDSREQMYGLPALVFVWGGFFLGIFLMAFYYRFCHPNGQLPYCISPTCGGESQDAEPSDEIDGTVNLRTAVDTQTPQMNLSESPPYRVNLFSYRGRRKVHPRLLLGPQHKLVSSIVLKSPRPTQVPAAKPEIKDTYAVRKVNGEVTTQTVSENTL is encoded by the exons ATGACGACCGATACCGCTGATATCGGGGATTCCACCAATGCCCTGCGCAAGACCCCATCGCGGGAGCTGGATTTTGAATTTCCAACACCGCAGGAGAATGGCAACAGTGCTCCTCCCTCCGAGCCCAGGGACCGCATCCAGAGTGACAGCTCTGAGAAAACGGAGGCGGAGGAGAGCAGTGGGACCGGTTGCTTCACCTGCATCAAGGAAGGCCGCTTCACCACGTTCGATGTCGTCTTCATCCTCGGCGGGATGATCATGTACGTTGCCGACCTGGTGACCGATCTCCTCGTCGGAGTGCAGTATTTCCGCGGTGAATCCCGGTATTACTTGTGGGGCATCATGACCTTCATCTTTGTGTTCGTCCCATCCCTCGTCCTCCAGTATTTTAGCTTCAGGTGGTTTGTGTCCGACTTGGAGGAAGACTCCAACCACAAGAACAAAGGCTTTGGAAGAAGGTTGCTGTGCTGGTGTGATTGGCTAGCCACACATGTTTTCCAGCTTGGTGCACTGAAAAG GTACTGGCGCACCCTCAAGTTTGGCCTGCGGAGCCGCAAGGAGAAGGTGTACTACCGGCTGATGATCTACGAGTACCGTGACATCACCATGCTGCGCCTCCTGGAAGCCTTCATGGAGTCGGCTCCTCAGCTGGTTCTCCAGGTGTACATCATGGTGGAGACAGAGGAGCTCTACTGGCTTACAG CTGCCTCTGCTCTGGTTTCGCTGTCATCGCTGGCATGGGCCTTGGAAGCGTACCACAAGGCTCTGCGAGATTCACGCACCGACCGGAAGAACATCACGTACGTTGCTGTGGCACTGCGTATGGCTTGGAGGCTGTTCACGATTACATCCCGGGTCATTGCCATGGCCCTCTTTGCTGCCATCTACGAGTGGTGGGTGTTCGTGGTGGCAGGCGTCCATTGGTTGGTCATCACGGTGTGGCTGGTCTGGCAGGAAACGACCTTCTGTGACACCAAATTTGAGGAGGTCCTCTTTGATTGTGTCATGGGCTTTATCCACATCTTCTGCTTCTTCAACGTCAAGGAGGGCGCCACGCGGTACCGTGCCCTGCTCTTCTACACCGTCATCTTCGTGGAGAACACCATCATGTTTGGGCTGTGGTACAGCTACCAGGACTCGCGGGAGCAGATGTACGGCCTGCCGGCACTCGTGTTCGTCTGGGGCGGCTTTTTCCTGGGTATCTTCCTCATGGCATTCTACTACCGGTTCTGTCACCCCAACGGGCAGTTGCCCTACTGCATCTCACCTACCTGTGGCGGGGAGAGTCAAGACGCTGAACCTTCAGATGAAATAGATGGCACCGTCAACCTGAGAACTGCCGTAGATACTCAAACACCTCAAATGAACTTATCGGAGTCACCTCCATACCGAGTCAACCTTTTCTCTTACAGGGGTCGCAGAAAAGTTCATCCTCGTCTCCTTCTTGGGCCTCAACACAAGCTAGTAAGCAGCATAGTCCTCAAATCTCCCCGCCCAACTCAAGTACCTGCCGCCAAGCCTGAAATCAAAGACACGTATGCAGTACGCAAGGTAAATGGCGAAGTCACAACGCAAACTGTCTCCGAGAACACATTGTAA